The following DNA comes from Solanum stenotomum isolate F172 chromosome 11, ASM1918654v1, whole genome shotgun sequence.
CCTTGATTAATTAATGTTATACATTTTTACTTTATAAACCACTTAATTTTGATATAAACAAATGATGCGAATAAGCTTTTTTTCACTAGAAAGACAAATAACACGAAATTATTCGGTTCATCATGATTAATTGAACCCCTTCGTTACTAATAATCACAAGTTAAACTTTCCTTATACTATATggtatgaatatttttttgacttaCTATATAgaatttcttttccatttttctaaTATTAATTCCcatgaaaattaataaaatgggAAGTAGAAAAGCTACAGAAATATGAAGGAGCAAGTTACTATGATATAGTCATTTCATTTGTATTGTATCTATGGTTCCATTAAACAAAACAAGCAAAATTGTTTGTTTTCTATTTATGATCAATATTTACATTTATGATATCTATAAATTATGTTAACATTATGCTCAATAAAGAATAATTGCTTCTCTTTCAAATCATCTACATAAAAATCATAGTGAAAATTCTTTTGAATTTGTCTTTCTTTCAGTAAAGTCGAAAACAAAATACTGAAATAGTAAATGAAATTTATGTTGAAACCCTACTAGAAAAAATATGTCGTTCTTTATGCTTACGGAACTAACTAAAATGATAGTGTGTCACGtaaattgaaatagagaaaATAGTACAAACAATAATTAAGATGGCAACTAAATAACAACgtgaataatttatataataaatatgataaagttacataaataattattttaagaaaaattctAAATGCTACTACTTCTTTACAAATAACTCAAATTTGTCACTCACAATATATATTTGGTTTCCTCCTCTTGGAAAGTAgttgtaaaattataaatttatttctaagtatatatatttcaatatcTAACTAATCTCGTGTTATTAAgtaacaaaatcaattttttgcctttttttaagatatgaaattttcaaaatttattaatttcacGTTACACTAATATGAACTTTCcatattatttttagtaaaaacaTTATGAAATCAGTCTATTTAAACGGCTTTCTCCTCTTATAAAAATCAAAGTTATCTAgcaatcaatagaaaaataaaaatatccatattttttattttctctctagTTTCAATGGCATCTCCAAGAACATTGCAAGAAACTAtcaagtaagtttttttttttaaaaaaaatccactATCAACTAGTCAGTTTTAatacgtatatatatatatgtgtgtgtgtgtgtatgtgttGTTATATACATTTGTTTTACTTTCACGATTATAAATTccatatattttatgaatggTTGAACTGTTTTTCTatcaaacttttatttattttacgtttttcatgaatttttctcatgttgcttactatttttagaaaaatcgAGAATACAGAAATGAGTGCATTTAAGCTTAAATACGCATTGCTTTGCATGCAATACACATTGTTGATTATAAGGAAGAGTAAACCAACTTGTTTAACTTTTGGTGAAGACCAACTATATAAGGAGATTGATGAAAAGATGAAAGAGGTTAGTTTTTGATTACGTATATTTAAGTTTAATTAGTTCTATGTGTTGATATgcgataaaaaaaatatttatataagtatgttatttatattaaCAATGTGTATAACATAAATTCtatatattattgatgtttttttttgtttgtatgttTTCTTTTGCAGATCGAAGAGTTACTAAGTAGTATCAACGATATGAAAGAAATGATCGATGAAGAGCAAAGCTTTTAAttctcaatatttatttttaaatttaattgctTTTATGTTATCGCACCTTGTTTTgttgaaattaatgatattaaacTTTTTTGAATTCTTGGTTATATGCACCTTGCAAAAGCactcaactcaataattttttatttagagtaTAAATTTTTATGTGAGAAGTGATTTCaacaacaattatatttttagtcatAACTCTAAAAGTCTGATGAGTTTAGTGCTAAGAATTTTAACGATTAATCGAACTCATCAGACTAAAATCTTAAATTCGCTATTAGTTATATTCTTGAAGTAGATTTGGTCATTTAAATTTGACTAAACTGAGAACTTTTAATCTCTGTCAaagatttaataaattatagttATTAGATTTAATGAGAATTGTAAGGGGAACAAAAGATTTAACCAGAATATCaaacaaatgataaattttaaacaaatattttgtgACAACTAATGTTACATTAATCAATATATCTGGTAATTCGATTTTTTAGATTGTTCTAAGCACATGGATATTGATTTTCATTTTAACGTAtatgaataatttaaaataaaattaataaggtcacataaattattcttttgataattaaaaaaataaattctaaatGGTACTTACTCTTTTACAAACAAAACAATTGCTCAAATTGTCACTCACAGAATTTGGTTAcctccattttaaaaaatagttattaaattttaaatgtatttataaatatttttatttcaaaatctaGATTCTTGATCAATGACTCCTTTAATTAGGTTCAATTAATCTCATGTCATTAAGcaacaaaattaatttcttactattttcttaatatatgcAAAATATTCAGAACTTATTAATTTCCTATTACATTAATATGAACTTTGAATATTACATTGGTAAAAACTAATGACATTATGAAATCAatctgtttttttaattttattttttcaaatttcaaaataatatgtaGCCATTACAATTTCTACCACAGCCTTTATCGTTCAGATGAGCACAATGAATACTTTGTGCAGACGGAATAACCCCCACCCCGGGCAATTCAGTTAAGATGagctttccttttttttcaaatttcatgtcAAATCAAACAATCGTCTAAATCATATAGaaacaaaagagaaattgagatgatgaaacaactttaaaaagcctaatttttgttatataaaataaaataactgggAAATTGGTATGGTATAACGTCTATAAAATAATCTCTCAATAAACACAAGTTAAAATTTCCTTATACtatatggtatatatatatttttgacctACTATATAgaatttcttttccatttttctaaTATTAATTCCCATGGAAATTAATAAAATGGGAAGTAGACAAGCTACAGAAAAACTATGAAGGAACAAGATACTCTGATATAGTCATTTCATTTGTATTGTAACAATGGCTCCATTAAATCAAAACAAGCAAAACTGTTTGTTTATTTAAAGAGACAAATTTTACATTCACTACAAACATACTTGCTTCACACTCCGCGACGTCGAATTGGCACCAGCAGCTACTCTATATATCCTCAGGTCCATTGATGTCCTGGAAAATGAATGAAACAACATCAGACACCTGACTGAAATCTAAATCCGGTAGCTGCGTTAGGCGTTCAGATCGAGTGTATTACCTTGTTTGCAATCACAGCACCATCTGGAATTTCTAGTTTCACTCCGGATTTGGCAGCAACAGTCACTTTCCCCTGTATTCCCCGGATAATGTCATTGGTAGGACGTTAAATGCATGTCAAAATAAACGTACTCGAGAAAGAGAATAAAGTTTTGCTAATTACCTTGAGGGTAACGCCAGATCCGAACCATACATCACCAGTCACCTTCAAGCTATCTAGATCAATGATGCTGGGAATGGACTTGAAACGGCCTAAGAAGTTGGCCACCTGAGAGACAAGACAGTAACTGCATTCAGCTAAATGTCATATAAATCTGCAGCACTAATCTACTTGCGGAGTTGATGCTAACCTTCTTGAATTCAGGTCCCAACTCGATGGATGGGTTGGATGGATTAGACCTGGCCGGGTTTCGGATGACATAGCCCTCATCAGTCAAGGTGTAAAGATCAGACTGCAAATATATACAGGTGGATGAGCACACTACAAATCATTTAAGTTAACTGAGAATGTATAGTATCGTTAATCAACAAAATGGAATATCGTAATTAACCTGAACAAGGAGCAAATCTGAAGTTGCTTTCACTGGAAGGAAACGAGATCGAGGAACATTAGCACCAATTGCCCGGTCAAAAAACTGGTTGAATAAAATGGTAATTAGTAATGCTAGATAGTGACAAAAATATCAAGACTTCAAGGATGAAATTGGGTATTTAAAGATACACGTTAAGTTTGGCATACTTTAATCGCAGCACCGGCAGCAGTTTCGAGTTGAAGAACTTTGACTCCGTCCACTTCCTGACAATGAATATTGACTAGATCAGGCACTTATACAAAGTGTTGCAACCATGGAAACATGATAAACAAGAAGAAACTGATACCTTTGGGTTGGGAATAATCTCCATCTTGAGTGCATCTGCTTCTACAAGTCTTTTAATAGCACTCAGATTCACCCACCTGCATAATAGCAACGGCTCTTGGTCAGAACATGCTTCATTGACAAGACTGCTGAATAAAGCTTAGAGTAGGTCATAAGAGATAATTAGACTATCTCGACTTACAAGTTGTTggtgttgaaaattttgaatttttcaattgaCTTGAATTCATTGACCTGTACCAAGCAAGTGAAAACGGATCATCAAATTAGGCCCCTCTTGGATGAAGTGAAATAATAGCATACATCGTCGTGTTAAGAGGAAAATAAATGAGCATTTGTAACTTGACACTAGCAACATAAAGGAGATGTAGATACTCAGATGGATATATCCATTTCAACAATAGATTCTAGTCCAATTAGAGAACTGTTGACTAAAACGTATTATACAAAGAAACCTGAGTCACTTTCCCATTTCCATACCTTCTAATAACACTTCACATATAAATCAGCAAAAGGAAAACTAAGGAAGAAACAGGAGATATAACTCACATGTTCATCAGGGACTTGTGCTATTTCCAACAGCTGCAGCACCACAGAAAAGAAGTTCAATAAGAAACTTTAGCAAAAGCAACTCATAAATATTAAGGAAAAAGCATGCAAGCAGCAGCACAACTATCCTAAGTCTCTGAGAGAAGCGAGAGAATTACAAAGACTCCTATCTAGATTCCAAAGAACTAGGAGCAAGCATGCTGCCAAGAAATTGCATCATGATGAAGCACCACAGAGGAACTATATTCACTTTGCAGGTACCGTCTTTTCATGGGCTCACATGCAATCTTGGGAGGTAGCAACACAAGGGgtcaaaaagtaaaatgtgaTTTCAGACACTCTCCAATAGACATACTTAGTTGATCAAGTGAAGTAGACCAGATCTAGGTAGTTGTACTTATTTGTAGGTTGTTTTCGACAAGTCTATATCCAACCAGATGATTCATAGACAGGAATTGCTTCGGCGCTTCAGATATAAGAATCAAAAACTGCAGATAAACCCAATTACCTGTACTTTTCCTTCATATGAGATTAAGGTGCCACCTTTGACATCAGCTAAAGTTTTGGGAGTAACCTGCAATACTCATTAAGCTGTAAAATTGCAGAAAGTAGATAATAGTTTCACCTAGGAAGATGCAGTTTTAAAATAACAGTATCACGTCAGTACCTCCATGCAATACTCATTTTTGTTTAGGATCAGATGATTTAGGATTTCTGCAATGTCAAATTAAGGAAAAGATAACACGCTTTTCATGGCAATTGGGAATGGCTTTAGTGTCAAAACCTTCTTCATGATTGAGATGTTATTAAATTGCACACAAAAGAACTGTAGTTTCTTCAACAATGCAAAATCATAGCAAGGATACTCAAATCAACAATGGCACCCAAGTTATCTGAGTTTGCAACAAAGACATATTCCTTTCCCTGTGGAAGattgaaatataataattaataggcAACATTTCACGCAGACAGTAAATGTAAAAAAGGCCACCAGAACGCCAGCCATAATCATAAGAAGGCAATGACATGAGAAGCAAACCTTTGCTAGTAGTGCATCAAGCTTTCCACTATTCATCAAAGAAGGGAAAACATCACCATGACCTGGAGGGTACCTGTACATGAGCAATGTACATTAGGCAAGTGAATATATACATGTTATATGTACAAAAGGACTAGAAAAGATGGACAAGGAATCATAATTCTTAAAGCCTTCTCGACTGGATACACTGTTTGAAGAAAGCAATTCTACAAAGCAAACCCATGAAACAGACAGTTTTACCAAACAATTCTGGCTCAAAACAGTAATTACCTACGTTCTGGTTATCATTCTTGAAGCAGAAAAGATAGTAGCATACATACACATAGAGACGACAAATTAGACACAAAGCTAAATGAAAATAAGTTTTCACGATCAGTTCAGGTCACTAAGTTCAACAGAACAATGATACCCTGCCCAATTGCTAACAAAAGAAACAGCAAAAATTTTGATCCAACTATTTCTCAATAAAATGATCCATATCTAACTTGTTTCAGATTTTCAGAAGAGAGGATGATACTTTGTTATAACTCAACAGAGAGCCCAACAGCTTACATAATTCCAGAACTCGAATTAAGAttcattttgaaagaaaaagaacatcATTAGAAATATCACAACATCTTAAACTGTCAATTACCATCCATCTTTTCCAGAATTGCCTTTGCATGGAAGTGGGGCAAAGTCTTCCGTAACCAGGCGAGGGTACTGGCTCTGTGAATATTTAACAGAAATCGTTAAATCTCTCTTTACAAATCCAAAACTTTTCCCGTGCAGATTCAAGCTGATAGATACTTGATATCACTAATGATAAGTCACACTGACCTgattgaatgtatgaatatcAATGTTTGAGTTCACATATTTTTCTACAATCTACATAGAGAATGCAATGGTAAGAAGTCAGCACTTGCAGTCAGCCAAACAGAAAACTTAACCATGGAAGAGAAGATATCAAAGTTATATTGTTTCACCTTCAGTGTATCATCATGGGTGTTGAACGAATTCATCAAAAGCAGGGGAACACTGCATCCGAATTTGGCATTGAGGGCCTACAGAACACGAGTTAATCAGAGAACATTTAAAAATGGAACACCATGATGGATTAAAATATTCCATTGATATGTGGTACCTCAATTTGCTTGACAATCAAGTCAAGGAATGTCAAACCATTACGAACTTCAATAACTGATCTGcatcaacaaaaaaaaggaacttGAAAATTTCTGCATCTTATAAGATAAACAAAAAATGCAATCTACAACTTTTCTTTTAAGTGGAGAACATCATCTCCATATGCAGTTGCAAGTTTCTGACAGCTAATATTTTTCCCAGTAGAAGGAAGGCCAGGTCTTCCCAACTTTTAATTTCTCTCTAGCTTCAACCATACAAatacttcaaaaataaatatgcaTGGTAAAAGGTGAAACACATTTGCTGGAGTAACACTATATTGATTTACAGCATGACACAGGAGGATAGATCCTGGCCTCCGACAGGTGAGCTGAATGATTGAATCTGATCTAATTACAAGTAGCCACAAACCATCTTAATTTTACTGCTATATGAGTTCCTAAAACTTAAAGGGCATCACAAGCAGCAAATTTGTATAGTAGGAGTATCTGTTTTATAGTATTCTTACACCAAATCATAGTGGTAATTAGATCACATAATGGTTGAAGATATCCCCCATCACCCAGAATACACAACTAAAAGAACCCTCCTATCCGATGACTTCTAGtattaaaaaaacacaatatacaagtaaaataaatagtCAAGCATATTGCTTTAATACTCTCCCCCTGATGCATGCACTAGCACAAACAAACTGGAAAATATATAAGCAATGCATGTGCTAACGTCAACCAGCTCATACACGACTTAGAAATTTTCAGGCTCCCAGCGGACAAGTCTAAAAAACAGCATCAGATGAAAAAAAACATAGAAGGTTGAGTAAAAAACTCTGGATCCACCAACAGTATTCACTTTCAAACAGCAGGTGCTCTTAAACTATGGGTTAACGCCAATAAAGCAAGCTTAATGAAGTCCAATTTGCAATAAACTCTGTTTTCCAACAAATATTAGGCCTCAAATTGGCTAGAAAAAAGCTGCATATACATACTTGGGACCAGTGCATCCCATTGTTGTTCCCAAGCCTCCATTGAGCTTCAGGACGACAAGTTTGTCCAAAAGCTTCTTAGTCTCTGCGGGATCTGCATTAATCAAGATAATCAAACTTCTCGAGAAACATATTCAAACCAATCTAATACTAAACAATCCGTGCTGAGACTCGTTGATCATGATTATGACAGAtcacaaaaaatattaactttAGATAATATTGTACAAATACCTTCAGAAAGAGGTGCTAACTTGTC
Coding sequences within:
- the LOC125843776 gene encoding UTP--glucose-1-phosphate uridylyltransferase, translating into MATATTLSPADAEKLNNLKSAVAGLNQISENEKSGFINLVDRYLSGEAQHIDWSKIQTPTDEVVVPYDKLAPLSEDPAETKKLLDKLVVLKLNGGLGTTMGCTGPKSVIEVRNGLTFLDLIVKQIEALNAKFGCSVPLLLMNSFNTHDDTLKIVEKYVNSNIDIHTFNQSQYPRLVTEDFAPLPCKGNSGKDGWYPPGHGDVFPSLMNSGKLDALLAKGKEYVFVANSDNLGAIVDLKILNHLILNKNEYCMEVTPKTLADVKGGTLISYEGKVQLLEIAQVPDEHVNEFKSIEKFKIFNTNNLWVNLSAIKRLVEADALKMEIIPNPKEVDGVKVLQLETAAGAAIKFFDRAIGANVPRSRFLPVKATSDLLLVQSDLYTLTDEGYVIRNPARSNPSNPSIELGPEFKKVANFLGRFKSIPSIIDLDSLKVTGDVWFGSGVTLKGKVTVAAKSGVKLEIPDGAVIANKDINGPEDI